One stretch of Chloroflexota bacterium DNA includes these proteins:
- a CDS encoding 2-hydroxyacyl-CoA dehydratase encodes MQTSIKSRALKEFAEATATLANPAVEEWKRQGGKVVGYFCSYFPEEIATAAGFLPFRMRATGSKGTELADAYLSSINCSFTRHCFNMGLLGEYGFIDGAVCLSTCDHVRRVYDNWKWKVNTPFVHMMSLPKKVEEPQVGWYRDEMVNLKQALEKHFSVKITDDRLWEAIRLHNETRRLQRQLYELRKRQNPPITGAEALSVMVAGTAMPKQQYNLLLRELLDEISQREGNADYKARLMILGGILDDPGYIEVIEEQGGLVVTDMLCFGTKIMWKDVPEGTGDPLAALAQYYIAERPSCPRMFGDYPRRADFVRDMVREFKVDGIIGERLIFCDLWALEHYLQAKESKAGGVPYLILDREYLLAGIGQLRTRVQAFLETIRR; translated from the coding sequence GTGCAAACAAGCATAAAGTCCAGGGCGTTAAAAGAGTTTGCCGAAGCGACTGCCACCCTCGCCAATCCAGCAGTGGAGGAATGGAAGAGACAGGGGGGAAAGGTGGTGGGATACTTCTGCTCCTATTTCCCAGAGGAGATTGCCACCGCTGCTGGTTTCCTTCCCTTCCGGATGAGGGCCACAGGCAGCAAAGGGACGGAACTGGCAGACGCGTATCTGAGCAGTATTAACTGTAGTTTTACCCGTCATTGCTTTAACATGGGGCTGCTGGGCGAGTATGGATTCATTGATGGGGCTGTTTGTCTCAGCACTTGCGACCACGTCCGCCGTGTCTACGATAACTGGAAATGGAAGGTAAATACTCCTTTCGTGCACATGATGAGCCTTCCCAAGAAGGTCGAGGAACCGCAGGTGGGTTGGTACCGGGACGAAATGGTAAACCTCAAGCAGGCCCTGGAGAAGCATTTCAGCGTCAAAATCACTGATGATCGTCTGTGGGAGGCAATAAGGCTCCACAACGAAACGCGACGTCTCCAGAGACAGCTCTATGAACTGAGAAAAAGGCAAAATCCGCCGATCACCGGCGCTGAAGCGCTATCGGTCATGGTAGCCGGTACTGCCATGCCCAAGCAGCAATACAACCTATTGTTGAGAGAGCTACTGGATGAGATAAGCCAGCGGGAGGGCAATGCTGACTACAAGGCGAGACTGATGATATTGGGCGGCATCCTTGATGACCCAGGCTACATTGAGGTAATCGAGGAACAGGGTGGCCTGGTGGTCACCGACATGCTGTGCTTTGGCACCAAAATCATGTGGAAGGATGTCCCCGAGGGGACAGGCGATCCTCTGGCAGCCCTGGCGCAGTACTATATCGCAGAACGCCCTTCCTGCCCGCGAATGTTTGGGGATTATCCCCGAAGGGCTGACTTCGTCAGGGATATGGTTCGAGAGTTCAAGGTGGACGGAATTATTGGCGAGCGGCTAATCTTTTGCGATCTGTGGGCGCTTGAGCATTACCTGCAGGCCAAGGAGTCCAAGGCTGGAGGTGTTCCTTATCTAATATTAGATAGGGAGTATCTTCTGGCAGGCATCGGCCAGTTAAGGACAAGGGTCCAGGCATTCCTGGAAACAATAAGGAGGTAG
- a CDS encoding 2-hydroxyacyl-CoA dehydratase: protein MQQQTLQEKRLEKLLREREIIELMVKAFTQSPTEDDKLNTDLAKVTLEHHDRIIRCVKEGKPFIYSYYACAPEIYAAMDLPWYSFLELPFTGALLPTLQEDIDGSDKLFANDLCTIIRVAAYYIEADLVPVPNAIVGLIHPCDGTTILHQLIASNENWRNVPMFAADPPYWDDERSIDYYAGELRRMVSFLEEHTGHRMDMDRLREVIKEGNKQFELWMEYNELRRAVPCPHGYGIGMQMSGVAQGYYVGDPRGTAWLRDLIADAEKLVREKRGKAPKERIRLFWFDVVSLELSFELFPWLEQEWGAVIVMDMFGYCPYTLIDTSNEDAMFRGLAKRALFDEPMIRQARGVAENFLADIRRVIKDYKIDCVVWPGHMGHKDGSASVGLMRETCRELGVPFLHIGMDLFNKRYTSVDEIKNKLSQFFTAMGLG, encoded by the coding sequence ATGCAGCAGCAGACGTTGCAGGAAAAGCGGCTGGAGAAGCTCCTAAGAGAGCGCGAGATAATCGAGTTGATGGTAAAGGCTTTCACGCAGTCTCCAACAGAGGATGACAAGCTGAATACCGATCTGGCCAAAGTGACCCTGGAGCACCACGACAGAATCATAAGGTGTGTTAAGGAGGGTAAGCCCTTCATCTACAGCTACTACGCCTGCGCGCCAGAGATATACGCCGCTATGGATCTGCCCTGGTACAGCTTTCTGGAGCTCCCGTTCACAGGGGCTCTTTTGCCCACGCTGCAAGAGGACATCGACGGAAGCGACAAGTTGTTCGCAAACGATCTGTGTACTATCATTAGGGTGGCCGCATATTATATAGAGGCAGATCTTGTTCCAGTGCCAAATGCGATTGTCGGCCTGATTCACCCCTGCGACGGTACAACGATACTTCACCAGTTAATAGCGTCAAACGAAAACTGGCGCAATGTTCCGATGTTCGCCGCTGACCCACCCTACTGGGACGATGAGCGAAGTATTGACTACTATGCTGGGGAACTTAGGCGGATGGTGTCCTTCCTCGAAGAGCATACCGGGCACAGAATGGACATGGACAGGCTTCGAGAGGTGATAAAGGAAGGCAACAAGCAATTCGAGCTCTGGATGGAGTACAACGAGCTCAGAAGGGCAGTGCCCTGTCCCCACGGCTATGGCATCGGAATGCAGATGTCCGGCGTGGCTCAGGGATATTATGTCGGTGACCCCAGAGGCACCGCTTGGCTCAGGGACCTCATTGCTGATGCCGAGAAGTTGGTGCGAGAGAAGAGGGGTAAGGCTCCAAAGGAGAGGATCAGATTATTCTGGTTTGACGTTGTGTCTCTGGAGTTGAGCTTTGAGCTCTTTCCCTGGTTAGAGCAGGAGTGGGGAGCGGTCATCGTGATGGACATGTTCGGCTACTGCCCATACACGCTGATTGATACCTCTAATGAGGATGCCATGTTCCGAGGTTTGGCGAAGAGAGCTTTGTTTGATGAGCCAATGATCAGGCAGGCTCGGGGTGTGGCTGAGAACTTCCTGGCTGATATCAGGCGCGTAATCAAAGACTACAAAATAGACTGCGTCGTTTGGCCGGGCCACATGGGGCATAAGGATGGGTCGGCCAGCGTTGGCTTGATGAGGGAAACATGCCGCGAGCTCGGCGTTCCCTTTCTGCATATCGGGATGGACCTCTTCAACAAGAGGTATACCTCGGTAGATGAGATTAAGAACAAGCTATCCCAGTTCTTCACGGCGATGGGACTGGGTTAG
- a CDS encoding CoA activase: protein MIVGGCDIGSATGKAVIMNNGTIVSYTIIPSTTKPELTARMAMDAAIEKAGLSSLGNLGYIVGTGYGRLKVPFANENISEITCHARGAQWLCPTVRTVIDIGGQDCKVTSISDSGKVLEFVMNDRCAAGTGRFFEAMARVLSCGLEGLSTLSLQGKNPAVISSQCSVFAESEVITLVNEGVDLADIVAGLHNSVAGRLNSMVGKVGLVEDVAITGGCAKNEGLVKALEAKLRVKVKRLPEDPQIVGALGAALIAREKLDKKS, encoded by the coding sequence ATGATCGTTGGAGGCTGCGACATCGGCTCTGCCACCGGCAAGGCAGTAATCATGAATAATGGAACAATCGTGTCCTACACTATTATCCCTTCCACCACCAAGCCTGAGTTGACGGCACGCATGGCCATGGATGCAGCCATCGAAAAAGCTGGCCTATCGTCGTTAGGGAACTTGGGCTACATTGTGGGCACCGGGTACGGCAGGCTCAAAGTTCCTTTCGCTAACGAGAACATCTCGGAAATAACCTGCCATGCACGAGGCGCCCAATGGCTTTGTCCCACAGTGAGAACAGTGATCGACATCGGCGGCCAGGACTGCAAGGTGACGTCAATCAGCGACAGCGGCAAGGTCCTGGAATTTGTTATGAATGACCGATGCGCTGCCGGGACAGGGAGGTTTTTCGAGGCTATGGCCAGGGTGCTGAGCTGTGGCCTTGAAGGGCTGTCAACGCTGTCTCTCCAGGGAAAGAACCCGGCCGTTATCAGCAGCCAGTGCAGCGTCTTTGCCGAGTCCGAAGTCATAACCCTCGTCAACGAAGGCGTTGATCTAGCCGACATTGTGGCCGGTCTCCACAACTCGGTAGCCGGCAGGTTGAATTCCATGGTAGGAAAGGTGGGGTTGGTAGAAGACGTGGCTATCACCGGTGGGTGTGCCAAGAACGAGGGCCTGGTCAAGGCGCTGGAAGCCAAATTGCGCGTCAAGGTAAAGAGGCTACCGGAGGATCCTCAGATTGTGGGGGCGCTGGGAGCGGCGCTCATAGCCAGGGAGAAACTCGATAAGAAATCGTGA
- a CDS encoding carbon monoxide dehydrogenase, which translates to MSIFDAYVTKMAEYLEEMKTGGRRIKEASHRTEVSQLLEGLPIRVGPEASPGIILRGDTFIELGNPEAGSAAFVLWTDNPSLIRDGRITLIGPDIQESPGASLPFGQVLLVAGEGLGEAEHQVLEQSQYVADQIEGYMIRSSSQHMWSRVSKDAAAKGFSFETLGRALMAIFKTGVPKVQAVEVVFVTSSKEDVQRLDSIAVQIRKIAKDIVAKVWKAKGFDIMECTFGWDCSSCPDQPVCDDIREIITVRKQKAKKAEEAA; encoded by the coding sequence ATGTCAATCTTTGACGCATATGTCACAAAAATGGCTGAATACCTAGAGGAGATGAAAACGGGGGGAAGACGCATCAAAGAAGCCAGCCACCGGACAGAAGTCAGCCAGCTATTGGAGGGACTGCCGATTCGGGTTGGCCCAGAAGCGAGTCCCGGGATAATACTCCGCGGCGATACCTTCATCGAACTGGGGAACCCGGAGGCAGGCTCTGCCGCCTTCGTTCTATGGACGGATAACCCTTCCTTGATCAGAGATGGCCGTATTACCCTCATTGGACCTGACATCCAGGAATCTCCTGGGGCCAGCTTGCCCTTCGGTCAGGTTTTGTTGGTAGCTGGAGAGGGCCTAGGTGAGGCAGAGCACCAGGTGCTGGAACAAAGCCAGTACGTGGCCGATCAAATAGAAGGGTACATGATTCGGAGCTCATCTCAGCACATGTGGAGCCGGGTGAGCAAGGACGCCGCGGCCAAGGGCTTCTCCTTTGAGACACTGGGAAGAGCGCTAATGGCCATCTTCAAGACGGGCGTGCCCAAAGTGCAAGCCGTGGAGGTCGTCTTTGTAACCTCAAGTAAAGAGGACGTGCAGCGTCTGGACAGCATTGCCGTGCAGATCCGTAAAATAGCTAAGGACATTGTCGCCAAGGTCTGGAAAGCCAAAGGCTTTGACATCATGGAGTGCACCTTCGGTTGGGATTGTTCCTCCTGCCCTGACCAGCCTGTATGCGATGATATCAGGGAAATTATCACCGTACGGAAGCAGAAGGCTAAGAAAGCGGAAGAGGCTGCTTAG
- a CDS encoding carbon monoxide dehydrogenase maturation protein gives MSQSPILSKRLVAVCGKGGTGKTVFAAMTTRVLLESKKAGKLLLIDADPAMNLPNVLGVSVKRTMGQVREEIINTARGGSKAEKAQLSDTLDYMVLEALNEMDDFALLAMGRTETLGCFCPVNDLLRGAIETLSRSFDTIIVDGEAGLEQLNRQVMRRVDTLVIVSDATSRGLRTAALIKGMVQNDRVIQCEKMGLVFNRVQGSEKILQQFAQETGLPVFGYIPYDETIAYHDLLGKPLTGAPTSPALASVREIVQERIFSERFG, from the coding sequence ATGTCGCAATCTCCTATCCTCAGTAAGCGGCTGGTGGCCGTGTGTGGCAAGGGGGGCACGGGTAAGACGGTATTCGCTGCCATGACCACCAGAGTCCTTCTGGAGAGCAAGAAAGCGGGTAAACTGCTGCTGATTGACGCCGACCCCGCCATGAACCTACCCAATGTCCTTGGCGTAAGCGTCAAACGGACCATGGGCCAGGTCCGGGAGGAGATAATCAACACCGCCAGAGGTGGCAGCAAAGCAGAAAAAGCCCAGCTAAGCGACACGCTCGACTATATGGTCCTGGAGGCTCTTAATGAGATGGATGACTTCGCCCTGCTGGCCATGGGGCGCACTGAAACACTAGGTTGCTTCTGCCCGGTCAATGACCTTCTGCGCGGGGCCATAGAAACCCTCTCCCGCAGCTTCGATACCATCATCGTTGACGGAGAGGCCGGCCTGGAGCAACTAAACAGGCAAGTCATGCGCCGCGTGGATACCCTGGTCATCGTTAGCGACGCTACATCCAGAGGCCTGCGCACCGCAGCTCTGATAAAAGGGATGGTGCAGAACGACAGGGTGATACAATGTGAGAAAATGGGGCTGGTCTTCAACAGGGTGCAAGGCAGCGAGAAAATTTTGCAACAATTCGCCCAGGAGACCGGCTTGCCGGTTTTCGGCTACATCCCCTATGATGAGACAATCGCTTACCACGATCTCCTGGGCAAACCATTGACTGGGGCCCCCACCTCACCCGCCCTGGCCTCAGTCCGCGAAATCGTCCAGGAACGCATCTTCAGCGAACGCTTCGGCTAG
- a CDS encoding SDR family oxidoreductase, producing MSIPSFSVKGKVTIVTGASRGIGNALALGFAEAGAPVVLVARTVSELEETAQQIKAKGGEALVASADVTKKAQVEEMVQKAVKWFGRIDVLLNVAGGAGTRQLRPPLEISEEFWDELQERNLKSVFLVNQAVARVMVAQQSGSIINISSLSGTKPVALESAAGSAKAGVNQLTRAFAIAWAPYNVRVNAIAPGLTLTARATKGLGPELVAKFSKDIPLGRAAKPEDHLGPAIFLASDASSFITGAIIPSDGGPQ from the coding sequence ATGAGTATTCCCAGTTTCTCTGTTAAGGGTAAGGTGACTATTGTCACCGGGGCCAGTCGCGGCATAGGTAACGCGCTAGCTTTAGGCTTTGCCGAGGCTGGAGCCCCTGTGGTGCTGGTAGCCCGTACCGTCTCTGAACTGGAGGAGACAGCACAACAAATCAAGGCCAAAGGCGGTGAGGCTCTGGTAGCATCGGCTGATGTTACCAAAAAGGCTCAGGTGGAGGAAATGGTGCAGAAGGCGGTGAAGTGGTTCGGCCGGATAGACGTGCTGCTTAACGTGGCCGGCGGAGCAGGTACCAGACAACTTAGACCTCCACTGGAGATCTCCGAAGAGTTCTGGGATGAGTTGCAGGAAAGGAATCTCAAGAGTGTCTTCTTGGTCAATCAGGCCGTGGCCAGAGTGATGGTGGCCCAGCAAAGCGGCAGCATCATCAACATCAGCTCTCTCTCAGGTACGAAACCAGTCGCTTTAGAGTCCGCCGCGGGCTCCGCCAAGGCCGGTGTAAACCAACTGACTCGGGCCTTTGCTATTGCGTGGGCTCCCTACAATGTCCGCGTCAATGCCATTGCGCCTGGTCTGACGCTGACCGCCCGGGCGACGAAAGGCCTTGGCCCTGAGTTAGTGGCAAAGTTCTCCAAAGACATCCCTCTGGGGCGAGCTGCCAAACCAGAAGACCACCTTGGCCCGGCAATATTCCTTGCTTCAGACGCCTCATCCTTCATAACGGGGGCCATTATCCCTTCGGATGGCGGCCCTCAATGA
- a CDS encoding response regulator transcription factor, producing MSQITVVLADDHHVVRHSLRIMLETKAGFRVVGEAEDGMEAIHMLESLKPDVLVLDMMMPKLNGLEVTRQASKRSPSTSVVILSMYTDEAYVVEALQAGAKGYVVKSCSPDELVTAIREAAAGHRYLSPPLSDRAVQAYVSAAQATTLRTPELLTPREREILHLAAEGYTTSQIADILGISHRTAQTHRKNLMSKLGLHTQTELVLYAIQRGFVTPDK from the coding sequence ATGAGTCAGATCACAGTAGTCCTGGCAGATGATCATCATGTCGTGAGACATAGTCTTCGTATTATGTTGGAGACGAAGGCTGGCTTCCGCGTGGTTGGCGAGGCGGAGGATGGGATGGAAGCAATCCATATGTTGGAGAGTCTGAAACCAGATGTGCTGGTGCTCGACATGATGATGCCAAAGCTCAATGGTCTCGAGGTCACTCGGCAGGCAAGCAAACGATCGCCGAGCACCAGCGTAGTCATACTGTCCATGTATACCGATGAGGCCTATGTGGTTGAGGCACTACAGGCAGGAGCCAAGGGCTATGTCGTTAAATCGTGTTCGCCTGATGAGCTAGTGACTGCCATTAGAGAAGCTGCCGCTGGACATCGCTATCTCAGCCCTCCTCTCTCCGATCGTGCTGTTCAGGCCTATGTTAGTGCTGCTCAGGCGACGACTTTGCGAACACCAGAGCTACTGACACCGAGAGAGCGTGAGATACTTCACCTGGCGGCCGAGGGCTATACCACCAGCCAGATTGCCGACATACTAGGCATCAGCCATCGCACTGCCCAGACTCACCGCAAGAACCTAATGAGTAAACTTGGCCTCCATACTCAGACTGAACTGGTGCTTTATGCTATCCAGAGAGGTTTCGTAACACCCGATAAGTGA
- a CDS encoding PAS domain S-box protein, giving the protein MMGQKHRTTETLKYSLNKEPLQEMQDNYRRLFERCPAVVFTTSTCGKLLRVNERASELFGYSSENLVGKNIRELCLDPTPWDRIKKKLDRAGSVRDSPLRLRREGGGEIDCLLSAGVQRANLGNGREYECVLWDMTKYNRVLEALRENGERYRLLVSSVADGLWTSEWDQDMNIRITYLTDSIANIIGYDSNEVVPMTLEQILTPSSVERGISAIREQLAMESKRGVDPNRSWTMEIEMYHKSGGTIWAEATTAFLRDRDGRPIGTFGVTRNITERKRYEAKLRALSSRLVEVQEAERRHIARELHDQIGQSLTGLRLLLEMIPDQPSRNVRASVDEAQALINDLMDRVKDLSLELRPAMLDDLGLMPTLLRHFDHYKAQTHISVNFKQRGLDRRFAPDLETAVFRIVQEGLTNVARHASVSTADVRIVVGRGKLKVQIEDRGKGFDGHVLSVRGAASGITGMQERASLLGGHLVVDSIPGVGTQLIAEFPLVPHRKRKEG; this is encoded by the coding sequence ATGATGGGACAGAAACATAGGACGACTGAGACCCTGAAATATAGCCTGAACAAAGAGCCGCTGCAAGAGATGCAAGACAACTACCGCAGGCTTTTTGAGAGATGTCCTGCCGTAGTGTTTACCACCTCCACATGTGGCAAGCTTCTTAGGGTGAATGAGCGTGCTTCAGAGCTATTTGGCTACAGCAGTGAAAACCTGGTAGGAAAGAACATCAGAGAATTGTGTCTCGACCCAACTCCCTGGGACAGAATTAAGAAAAAGTTGGATCGAGCAGGGTCTGTCCGAGACTCACCCCTGAGACTCAGGAGGGAAGGCGGGGGGGAAATCGATTGCCTGCTATCTGCTGGTGTTCAGCGTGCTAACCTTGGAAACGGTCGGGAATACGAGTGTGTTCTGTGGGATATGACTAAATACAATCGGGTGCTGGAAGCTCTACGAGAAAATGGAGAGCGCTATCGCCTGTTGGTCAGCAGCGTAGCGGATGGTTTGTGGACTTCAGAATGGGATCAAGATATGAACATCCGTATTACTTATCTCACCGATTCGATAGCTAACATAATAGGCTACGACAGTAATGAAGTGGTACCTATGACGCTGGAGCAAATCTTGACTCCGTCTTCGGTGGAGCGTGGTATCAGTGCTATCAGAGAACAACTCGCCATGGAAAGCAAGCGCGGCGTAGATCCCAACAGGTCGTGGACAATGGAGATCGAGATGTACCACAAGAGTGGTGGGACAATATGGGCTGAAGCAACAACTGCCTTCTTGCGCGACAGGGATGGCAGGCCGATCGGCACGTTTGGGGTCACCCGCAACATTACAGAGCGAAAGCGATACGAAGCGAAGCTGCGGGCATTGTCTTCCCGACTGGTTGAGGTGCAAGAAGCGGAGCGGAGACACATCGCTCGCGAGCTCCATGACCAGATCGGCCAATCGCTCACTGGTCTTCGGCTATTGCTGGAAATGATCCCGGATCAGCCATCTCGGAATGTCCGTGCTAGTGTTGATGAAGCCCAAGCTCTGATCAATGATCTTATGGACAGGGTTAAGGATCTGTCGCTGGAACTGCGGCCGGCGATGCTGGACGACCTGGGTCTGATGCCCACATTACTGAGACATTTCGATCATTACAAAGCTCAAACACATATAAGTGTGAACTTCAAGCAAAGGGGGTTGGATAGACGTTTTGCGCCGGATCTGGAGACTGCTGTCTTTCGTATTGTCCAGGAGGGTCTCACCAATGTGGCCCGCCATGCCAGTGTAAGCACGGCAGACGTGCGAATAGTGGTAGGCAGAGGTAAGTTGAAAGTGCAGATTGAAGACCGTGGCAAGGGCTTTGATGGCCATGTCTTATCAGTTCGTGGTGCTGCCAGCGGCATTACTGGGATGCAAGAACGGGCATCCCTGTTGGGTGGTCATCTGGTGGTCGATTCGATTCCGGGCGTTGGCACACAGTTGATAGCTGAGTTCCCGTTAGTGCCTCACCGCAAGAGAAAAGAGGGCTGA
- a CDS encoding NAD(P)/FAD-dependent oxidoreductase produces the protein MAKEYDVIVVGAGPGGTCCAALLAKKGLKVLLLEKNANVGGKTMDQVVKGAHGERWATAGLPAVRGPFIDAFKALGIESKLDIVVKPMMIKYRHSGGKWMSNVFDLQNVGGQDPSESLGSMGLNKKEREIALQLMAEFYAMTPEQIDKLDDTSVTDWFAQRPEIPLAVYRYVAYSLQVNQEGLPEHMPMSVVDNYVHQTSQPLGYPKGGYGRLTEDMAEAFKNYGGELITRTRVERILVEKGWATGVLTRGGLFRAPIVVSDAGIQPTALKLVGEEHFDRSYVAYVKGLLPALGFTGVRYILREPVLPYALYQIWSDDSWWDLKEYLRIKAGGAPKDVTVSLVVPTNYDPNMGPPGKQVVVFGTNCSPDTRDDAVLKAVIKRAEEEVAETLPEIVPAIEYKGYAGPRDVAALSRDEALPGSGGEYALAMTIGQTGKYKPSAKSPIPGLFYVGFDAGSTKRWHGSNCAVDSGINVAAMVYQYYLGRQFVGW, from the coding sequence ATGGCAAAAGAGTACGATGTGATAGTAGTTGGTGCGGGGCCCGGAGGCACCTGTTGTGCTGCCCTACTGGCCAAGAAGGGGTTGAAGGTGCTGCTTCTGGAGAAGAACGCCAACGTGGGTGGGAAGACGATGGATCAGGTCGTCAAGGGCGCCCACGGCGAGAGATGGGCCACTGCGGGGCTGCCCGCTGTGCGGGGCCCGTTTATCGATGCCTTCAAGGCCCTCGGAATAGAGTCGAAACTGGATATAGTGGTAAAGCCAATGATGATAAAGTATCGGCATTCCGGCGGGAAATGGATGTCAAATGTCTTCGATCTGCAAAACGTCGGCGGACAGGACCCAAGTGAGTCTCTGGGGAGCATGGGACTGAATAAGAAAGAGCGCGAGATAGCATTGCAGTTGATGGCGGAATTTTACGCCATGACGCCGGAGCAGATAGACAAGCTCGACGATACCAGCGTAACGGACTGGTTCGCCCAGCGGCCTGAGATACCTTTGGCTGTTTATCGCTATGTTGCCTACAGTCTTCAGGTCAACCAGGAAGGCTTGCCTGAGCACATGCCTATGTCTGTGGTGGACAACTATGTGCACCAGACGTCGCAGCCCCTGGGGTACCCCAAGGGTGGCTACGGCCGCCTGACGGAAGACATGGCTGAGGCGTTCAAGAACTATGGTGGAGAGTTGATCACCCGCACACGGGTGGAGCGGATTCTGGTGGAGAAGGGGTGGGCTACCGGTGTGCTTACCAGGGGCGGTCTCTTCAGAGCCCCGATAGTGGTGAGCGACGCCGGTATTCAACCGACAGCCCTAAAACTAGTAGGGGAAGAGCACTTTGACCGTAGCTACGTAGCCTATGTGAAGGGACTCCTCCCCGCTCTGGGGTTTACCGGAGTGCGCTACATCCTCCGAGAACCGGTGCTACCCTATGCACTGTATCAAATATGGTCTGATGATAGCTGGTGGGACCTCAAGGAGTATCTCAGGATTAAGGCTGGCGGCGCTCCCAAAGATGTCACAGTAAGCCTGGTGGTCCCCACCAACTACGACCCCAACATGGGGCCGCCGGGGAAACAGGTGGTGGTGTTCGGAACCAATTGCAGCCCCGATACGAGAGATGACGCTGTTCTCAAGGCAGTCATCAAGAGGGCAGAGGAGGAAGTGGCAGAGACATTGCCAGAGATAGTACCCGCTATTGAGTACAAGGGCTATGCCGGCCCTCGCGACGTGGCTGCGCTGTCGCGCGATGAGGCGCTGCCAGGATCGGGTGGAGAGTACGCACTGGCCATGACTATAGGCCAGACGGGCAAGTACAAGCCATCAGCCAAGTCACCCATACCTGGTCTGTTCTATGTAGGCTTCGATGCGGGTAGCACCAAGAGATGGCATGGCTCGAACTGTGCGGTTGACTCGGGGATCAACGTGGCGGCCATGGTCTATCAGTATTACCTGGGCCGTCAGTTCGTAGGGTGGTAG